The DNA segment AAGGAAGTTGGACCAAAATTGGAAGATCAATGGTCATCATTCGAGGATGACGTGAAAAAAGATAATAAGGATTTGTATGAGAAGATTGAAAAATATCTTGACCCAACGATTGCTGGTTCAGAGGCAGACACATTAGATAAAGATGCATTAAGCACATTGAACGATCAACTTACTGATGCTTTGAAAGAATTAGCAGATAAAACAAAATAAAAAGGTAGGAGGCTGACTTATAATAGTCAGTCTCTTTCTTATTTTGTAAGGAAATCTCCACATTTTCTGCATGAATTTATGTTATCGTTTAAATATAAATTTATTGCGATTAAAGGTGATCTAGATTGTACAGTTTATTGAGCAAGATAAGTGGAGTATTAAGTCAGCCGTTTTTTAACATCGCAAATAGCCTAGAATCGTGGCCAATTGTCTTTGCTTTAATCTTAGGGTTAGTAGGGGCCCTTGCTCCGTGTCAGCTTACTGGAAATATTAGTGCCGTAACCCTTTATGGGAATCGTTCTATTCAAAGAAATATAGCCTGGAAGGATGTCCTAAGCTTTACTTTAGGAAAAATAGTCGCCTTTTCGTTATTAGGTGCGTTGGTATGGCTGCTCGGTAGAGAAATTGAACAAAATCTAACCTTTTATTTTCCGTGGCTTCGAAAGATAATGGGACCTTTATTAATATTTGTTGGTTTATTTATGCTAGGGTTTATCAAATTGAGAGGAAATTTTCAGCTGTATAAAGGCTCAAAAGAATATAAACATGAAAACCCATTCGGTTCATTTATGCTAGGATTTAGTTTCTCACTTGCCTTTTGCCCGACGATGTTTATCCTCTTTTTTGTCACTTTAATGCCTGTCGTATTGGCTAGTCCGTATGGATTTGTTCTCCCCTCCGTCTTTGCCATTGGAACAGCTATTCCACTATTAATTTTCATTTTTATCATTTGGTACCTCGGTGGCAGCGGCGTGATTTTGAAAAAGGGAAGAAAGTTTGGTATGGTCATTCAATGGATTGCAGGTGGAATGATGCTATTGTTAGGTATTTTTGATACCTTGACTTATTGGTCTTTGTAATAAAGCCTTCACCTCCTGAAAGCTGTTTCCATTCCAGTTAATTCGATCCTTATCAGCGAAGGAAACTCACGATGGTATGAGTTTACTACTAACCTTCGTACAAAAATTACCTAAACAAATTCTTTAACACTCTTTATAGATTTTTTATTTTTATCCGTCCCCTTATGCCAATAGATAAATGTCATAAAAATGGTAATGGTAAATAGGAAATTAGCATGATATGATATTCTAAATATTGTAATTTAGTAGGAGGAATGTTGTTTTTGAAAGCGTTTATACGGTCCTTATTTATCTTTGTTCTGTTGTTTGCTAGTGTGGGCCCTTTTATTACCGGAAAGTCGGTTAAAGCTGAGGGGATAAGTGGTCCTATTAGTTTGCCTTTCAAACCGAATGACACAGCTATAGACCCAAATAAACCAGTAATTTATGCTACAAAATTGGGAAGCAAGACGATATATGCAGTGAATTTTTCCACTGGGGAAATTAAGACTCTTAATCTACCATATCCAGCTGAAAGATTAGACTTCAATAATAATAAGCTTTATGTTACTCAGCTAAAAATGAGTCATGATTCTTATAATGACGGGCCATTCTCTGGCGCCATTGCTGAAGTGGACTCTGCCACTTTTACGCTCAGCAGTGTTTTGGACATTAACCAAGATCCATATGATATCGCTGCTGATAATCAAGGGTTTGTATATATTTCACCTGGTTCCGGTCAGTGGGACAACTTAAAAGTATACTCCATGAAAGATAAAAAAGAAGTGGTCCAAACGGTAAAATATCCAGGTACAAACATCTATGAAAAAACCAATATCTTTTACAATGCAGAAACATCAAAAGTCTATGGCATTGATACTTCTCTTAGTCCACGAGATATTGAGGCTTTTGAAGTAGTGAATGGTACGATTCAAAATCATTATGATTCTCCTTATCATGGTGATTATCCACTAGATGTATCTGCGAAATTTTCTCCAGATGGTCAGTATATTTACAATACTGGTGGTACGGTCTTTGAGCTTGCTACCTATCAATCTGGGGATATGACTTACCGTTTTTCTTTTGGGAAAAAATATAATGATTACGAGTTTAGCATGCCGCTTGGTCTGACCTTTGCAGCGAGCACAACTAGTGGAATCGACGTATATCAATATGATACAAAAACGTACCTCTACTCATTAAGAAAAGATTTAAATGTTCAAAAGCTTCATATCCAGAACGGTGTTTTAGTCACGATTAATAAAGATAGCAACGGGAATTATTTTATTGAGACAATGAATGCGGATACGCCGCCATCTTCAGGTGTTCCCACTACTCCTGGTGTCCCTGACCCAGCGGGAACTCTTACTAACCTTGGATTTAAGCCAAATGATACAGCCATTGACCCGAATAGGCCTATTGTTTATATGACAAAATTGGGCAGCAAAACAATCTATTCAGCCAATGTGTCAACCGGTGAGATTAAATCCTTAGCCCTTCCATACCCAGCAGAGAGGCTGGAGTTATATAATAATAAGCTGTATGTCACACAACATAAAATGACTCATCAATATGTTGCTTCCACACTCATTGGAGCGATTGCGGAAGTAGATACAAAAACCTTCGCATTAACGAGAGTCATTGATGTTGATGCAGATCCGTATGATATTGCGATTGATAAAAATGGCTATATTTATATTGCTCCTGGTTCTGACCAGTGGGAAAACATGAAGGTTTACTCTCTGACAACAGGTGGGGAAGTACCTAACACTTATATTGCCAATATGCGTGCATGGTCTTATCTATATGCTAATCCTGAAGCATCAAAGATTTATTCTATTTCAACGGATACAAGCCCAAGAGATGTGGATGCTTTTGAAGTAGATAACGGAACAATAAAGAAGCACTATGATTCTCCTTATCATGGGGACTATCCTCTTGATCCTTTTGCAAAAATCACACCAGATGGCGCGAGCATGTACAATAATAGTGGTATTGTGTTTGATTTGGCGATATACCAATCAGGGGACATGACTTATTCCTTCCAATTAGGCAGAAAATATAATGATTATGAGTTTAGCTTACAGGACCAACTAACGTTTGCTGCTAGAGTTGATGGCGGAATCGATGTGTATCAATATAATACAAATAAGTATTTATACACGATTAAGCAGGATCTTACGGTTCAAAAGCTTCATTTTCAGAATGGGCAATTGATTGCTGTCACTACCAGCAGTGACGGAAAGTATTCTATTGTTAGTATTGATGCTAAAACAGTGGGTACAGTGGATACACCACCGAGCACTCCGACAGATCCGGGTACACCGACAGATCCGGTGACGCCTCCACCAGCCTCACCAGTAGGATGGCTTGAGGCTGCGACCCTTATTTGGAACGATGATATTGAAGATTTTGATTTTCATGATAACTTTTATGATGGTGTTACAAATGTGCCACTAGATAGTTTGTTAGGTTTTCATTTTGATTTGAATGTTGAGCTTGCTGACGAATCCCTAATAACAATAAAAGGACCAGAAGGTTATGTTGAAACATACAATGAGACATCTGATGATACCTTAATTGTTATACCTGATGTGCTGAAAGGCAGTACAACCTACACTTTAACGATAAAAAAAGAGGCGTTAACAGGACCTCAAGGCCAAAATTTAGCTAATGACATTATCATCAAGTTCAAAACAGCATCCAATTGGAAGCAGTATGATGGAAAATGGTATTACTATGATCCGGCGATCGGTGATTATGTGACAGGCTGGAAACAGGTTTCGGGAATTTGGTACTACTTCAATGCTGATGGCGAAATGCAGACGGGATGGAAAAAGGTTAAAAATGTCTGGTATTTCTTTGCGAATAGTGGTGCGATGAAGACTGGCTGGTTAAAGCAAGGCACAACCTGGTACTACCTTGATGGCAACGGTGCGATGAAAACAGGTTGGTTGAAACAAGGCGGAACTTGGTATTATTTGGCTGGCAGCGGTGCAAT comes from the Neobacillus sp. PS2-9 genome and includes:
- a CDS encoding sulfite exporter TauE/SafE family protein, which codes for MYSLLSKISGVLSQPFFNIANSLESWPIVFALILGLVGALAPCQLTGNISAVTLYGNRSIQRNIAWKDVLSFTLGKIVAFSLLGALVWLLGREIEQNLTFYFPWLRKIMGPLLIFVGLFMLGFIKLRGNFQLYKGSKEYKHENPFGSFMLGFSFSLAFCPTMFILFFVTLMPVVLASPYGFVLPSVFAIGTAIPLLIFIFIIWYLGGSGVILKKGRKFGMVIQWIAGGMMLLLGIFDTLTYWSL